The Mycteria americana isolate JAX WOST 10 ecotype Jacksonville Zoo and Gardens chromosome 2, USCA_MyAme_1.0, whole genome shotgun sequence genome contains the following window.
cgctccccgccgagAGGCtgctcgctccgcacccgcgcacggcggggggggggggggggggacgggactcacctgcccgccccagccccgccagccagCAGCGCCGACTCCTCCGCAGGGGCAGCCGCTCCTCCGCGCGGGttccgccgccgcggccgccgccagcgccgccccgctccgcgccgccccggagccgcgcaccccgccgcgcccgcggagccgccgcctcccgccgccggggctggcgcgccggggcgggccgggggctgccgtcAGGCGGCGGCTGACGCAGGGCTCTTCCTCCCGGGGATGAAGaccccggcggcgggcagcgcggagccgccgcgcccggcgccgctcgGGGCGGCCGGGGACCCTCCGCGCCCGCGGTAGGGCGGcgctccccccacaccccccccccaccccgcccccggcgcggggagTGCCCGGCGCCGAGCACCGCCGCCTCGCCCGGAGGAGCCCGGGTGCCCCGGAGCCCCCGGCATGGAGCGGCCGCTCAACCTCAGCTGCTTCGCCGATGCGACGCCGGACGCCGGCAACCGGAGCGGGCCCGACGGCGGCCCCGACGGCGGCCGGGCGCATCTCTCCGTCTTCAGCGTGCTGGTCCTCACCCTGTTGGCCATGCTGGTGGTGGCCACGTTCCTCTGGAACGGGCTGGTCCTGGCCACCATCCTCCGGGTGCGCACTTTCCACCGGGTGCCCCACAACCTGGTGGCCTCCATGGCCATCTCCGACGTGATGGTGGCGGCCCTCGTCATGCCCCTCAGCTTGGTGCGCGAGTTGTCTGGGCGGCGGTGGCGGCTAGGCCGGTCGCTCTGCCAGGTGTGGATCTCCTTCGACGTGCTGTGCTGCACCGCCAGCATCTGGAACGTCACGGCCATCGCCCTTGACCGCTACTGGTCCATCACCCGCCACCTGGAGTACACGCTCCGCATCCGGCGCCGCATCTCCAACATCATGATTGCCCTCACCTGGGTGCTCTCTGCCTTCATCTCCTTGGCCCCACTGCTCTTTGGCTGGGGAGAGACTTACTCAGAGGACAGCGAGGAGTGCCAAGTCAGCCAGGAGCCTTCCTACACCATCTTCTCCACCTTTGGCGCCTTCTACCTGCCCCTCTGCGTGGTGCTCTTTGTGTACTGGAAGATCTACAAGGCTGCCAAGTTTCGAATTGGATCTCGGAAGAGCAACTCCATCACCCCCATTACACCAGAAGCCCTGGAGGTAGGTCAGCTCGGTTGTATTTTGCTCTAGTCAACTGCTGGTAGCAGCCAAGCCCTTGCAGCGGTGGGGGAAACGTAGGGCTAAAGCGTGCAAGGAAGCAGCATCCCACTGAAGCCCGGTGAATTCTGAAGGCTTTCAAGGGAAAGTTGACTGCAAAGCTTGCAAGTCCGGTCTTTTGACTCTTTCCGAGTCCCCAGCTGTGAGCACGCAAGGTGTATCTAAAGCAACTTTGGGCCAGATTGCGAGCCTGGGCTCCACGTGGGCGTGCGGTGACTCACAGACATCCCCCCGTGGAATGCTGAATCAGTGCTCGCGAGCGTGAGTAAGGGGTCACCGTTCCTCCCGTGGGGAGGCGTGTGGGGGTGTGAATGGATGGGATCCCGTCTCCGCTGGGAATGATAACCTGGCAAGCAGCTGTGGCTTTGGGGAGGTGGTTGTGAATGTACCCACACAGAAGACATGTGCAGAGCGTCCTTGTAAATCCTTCCTAATTGTGGCTGCATCGTGTCAGTTCATCCCAGGCACGGTGACTGTGCACTGTAAAGACTtcttgggaggaggaaggaaatgtatgctcatttttttgcctcTCCTACCAAGGACTCTTAAACTCAATGGGTTCCGAGAAAGCAAGGAGACTTTTGTGCACGGCGTGTAGGTGTGTGCCTGTTCTACTGATCTGATTGTAAGTGGGGAAATAATCTTATTGCGATGCTGTGTGAGCAATTCCATGTGCCCATATATCACTGCTCTCTTTAGTTTCTAGCCTCACTTAAAAATAGCCTCTGTTACCCAGAAGAGGGTCATACAACCAATCTCCCCGCCATTAGAGCGTGACGTAGATGGCCCGCGTTTCCCCGTGAGCTCTGGCCATCACTTGCGTAGTTTGGTTGCGTACCTGCTGTGTGGGATCAGCTGACTGAGGCACATACGGTGCAACTTGTGTTTGTGTTTGGCAGGTAAAAGAAGCTGCCCAGCAGCCACAGATGGTCTTCACTGTCCGTCATGCCACTGTTACGTTCCAGACGGACGGAGACACGTggagagagcagaaggaaaagaaagctgccCTCATGGTGGGCATCCTTATCGGGGT
Protein-coding sequences here:
- the HTR5A gene encoding 5-hydroxytryptamine receptor 5A, which translates into the protein MERPLNLSCFADATPDAGNRSGPDGGPDGGRAHLSVFSVLVLTLLAMLVVATFLWNGLVLATILRVRTFHRVPHNLVASMAISDVMVAALVMPLSLVRELSGRRWRLGRSLCQVWISFDVLCCTASIWNVTAIALDRYWSITRHLEYTLRIRRRISNIMIALTWVLSAFISLAPLLFGWGETYSEDSEECQVSQEPSYTIFSTFGAFYLPLCVVLFVYWKIYKAAKFRIGSRKSNSITPITPEALEVKEAAQQPQMVFTVRHATVTFQTDGDTWREQKEKKAALMVGILIGVFVLCWIPFFITELINPLCSCDIPPIWKSIFLWLGYSNSFFNPLIYTAFNKNYNNAFRNLFFRQH